The DNA segment GAAAAAGTTCATTCAGCTCACCGGTCCGGTGGTTGTTGGCGGATGGCCGACAGCTGGTCCGATTTCGCCGGCGCATGCGCTCTGGCGTGCCGGGTGGAGGGGTAGGGGAGAAGTCATGAAAGCACGAGCTTCCTGGGGTTGTCGGAGGCGCTGTCCCGCAGCCAGCTGTGGTCGAGGCCCCGGGAGGCCAGCCGTTCAATGAGTTCCCTCAGCGCCTGCGGGGGCTGGGGGCTGTTCGGCTGACCGGCGTCGGATGAGAGAATCAGGCGGTTACCGGCCGCGAGGGCCACCTCGGCCAGCAGCGCTTCGGTCATCTCCGGCTGATGCCAGAGCTGGTAAGCGGTGATTTCGACGTAGGCGCCGCGTTCGGCCAGCTCGGCGATCTCGGCCATGCTCATCGCTGGGACGGTATAGGACGGGTGCGTGAGTAGGAACCGGTTGATTCCATGCTTCCCGGCCTCGTCGAAGAGCCACCGGCATTCAGGAGCGCTCAGGTGTCCCGTACACAGGACGGCGTCGAACTCGGCGATCAGATCCAGAACCAGGGAAATATTGTTCAACTGTTCGTCATCGGCCGCCAGTACCGGAGGGGTCGAAAGAGTTGAGCGGTTCAGGCTTGGTTGAAGGTCGCTCAGCCGGGGCAGTGCCGCGCTCTCCTGGGTGTGCGCGTCAGCGGTTGGAAA comes from the Arthrobacter sp. CAN_C5 genome and includes:
- a CDS encoding DUF6282 family protein encodes the protein MFDVHVHAAPDVIDRIGYDDQICAQYAADGFSGFVLKGHHESTVGRAKALARSSGLDVVGGIALNRPAGGINPAAVAATLHSGGRVIWFPTADAHTQESAALPRLSDLQPSLNRSTLSTPPVLAADDEQLNNISLVLDLIAEFDAVLCTGHLSAPECRWLFDEAGKHGINRFLLTHPSYTVPAMSMAEIAELAERGAYVEITAYQLWHQPEMTEALLAEVALAAGNRLILSSDAGQPNSPQPPQALRELIERLASRGLDHSWLRDSASDNPRKLVLS